In a genomic window of Leishmania donovani BPK282A1 complete genome, chromosome 32:
- a CDS encoding AMP deaminase, putative has translation MESNTRAQPKMQGGATPVIERILSHKHLRQPCSAISASFEPFRGIGDGSGEMPGSDDGDKAQRDFRGRGALEASDAAVAPTYHRIMIDGDEGDKDYLKCVGIMAHIIQARQAYKNTDQGQLEVPLTAEELERRYCGTAAPATSALGGSQAASVSSPLSSPAGKMPKGPLSQTDDSTAVASLMGLEFRHGVFGFEGMRTRVVPWEQYVRDIRAVYGAIENGPCLSTARMRLTSIAEKFRLYLLLNLEIEGNYDELYRDGGVYAPCTRVDNGVNMRTSVVAPVLLEYVVTTALEQPRAPLYVDPHTQQVVTLAAYLEAGGIQDPRELTVEGLGLQPTLYRNKYLPYDPFDAKLNPAGAFGATLLQALLSTDGPSHGNLCGMLLRAELEQREYQKQQMTATEMMLEICGHHPEELTRLAVWVRRQGFNKFSRNRWVLAIQRERHSTKQLGPSQLPSLCTTVGDQLRHIFYPLFMATLCPQDPQWSDVAQLLCHTGALGIRTHAVVRSENFSATPVDPDALPCTNALREDGQTTGHGSAMAHGGGCSDYYFFYYVWANLASLNALRTRLGLHTLFFTPSVNEKAPAYDQLVSSFLLGDVVHDVSSLAQSWIMQFLYMYCRIGIVLSPLRDNALSTAYFDSPFVKYFRQGMRVSISTSDPLYFHHHESQPLIEEYATLSKLCSLTPMDTMELGRNSVLNSSFPLEVKQAWLGERFSTLGAEGNDLRRCGVCDYRLQFRHETLAHEEALLNQLLAKAGIKAPGGVGSGVDGGDSDGGALSLHLIPYAQSVLVSDLVQQSRHSRRMNYTDQRIVYPRIDIYYGGHRSGFATEAVAALRQVVALRLKYVGNANRTAVATDANVHVEDVFSTTRQFDEAQWEYNTYYGVCILSQQGKTPLWPTFLPTITEFIRDMSVIRQTASSVALQRLATHRLHLLEQKFLLHLSMNISNEAGKREEKEWNNRDFFTAYKVDTNVHTDAGSNARTLLEFFVDKALNHGEDVVFERDHHPVTLKELLSEYEIDVHHITVDELNHRLNTHPDLREIFLSPFNFMQGRYFAELTKRTLDIYEEDAFSYAENRLSITGASEQEWYDLAHWFDCYGMASSRSRWMVCLPWHYRRLRRNGVLKNFGAFLDNVFHPLWEISMHPAKDTKFHYLLAHLSGFDCIADESKIDLPLTDVSPHDWNSDLNPPYSYYMYYIWANITSLNEFRASRGLSTFTLRPQCGERGSMDHLVSGFCLANSINHGVTLARHPVLEYMWYIAQVGVAMSPLSNTAGASAYLENPFPVFFHRGLNVSLATNQPLYFHFTREPLVEEYSIAAKLWKFELNDMSEIARNSVLQSGFSAAWKENALGPRYQLRSTLGNDVRRSRVSDIRVAYRYEVYHTELNFLDEQLAAASPGFAGKSSVPETASPPAEADASRGHMNSLLNGVSRFSTDAGCEPAAGAGRSPAPTASSQRMPRAMKLLEEELAICGDVWQGVASTPLLPTSTTNTDGSLTFLHTTNSRSVHLSRHSSSELLPPPLASRTAQLRGEIRRLDAELTRMRAVSLQVAGENNSIAVQVNALRERLQTEGLTILGGLCGSANEEEIEPSSTSSGESAVTGAAAVEEVEGGGGRPSL, from the coding sequence ATGGAAAGCAACACTCGCGCGCAGCCCAAGATGCAGGGGGGTGCCACGCCCGTCATTGAGCGCATCCTTTCCCACAAGCACCTGCGGCAGCCCTGCTCCGCCATCTCCGCATCCTTCGAGCCCTTCCGAGGCAtcggcgatggcagcggaGAGATGCCGGGCTCTGATGACGGTGATAAGGCCCAAAGGGATTTTCGTGGCAGGGGCGCGTTGGAGGcctccgacgccgctgtggcACCCACGTATCATCGCATCATGAtcgacggcgatgagggCGACAAAGACTACCTCAAGTGCGTCGGCATCATGGCGCACATCATCCAGGCTCGTCAGGCATACAAGAATACGGACCAAGGGCAGCTAGAGGTGCCTTTGACagcagaggagctggagaggCGTTACtgcggcactgcggcgcCTGCTACTTCGGCGTTGGGGGGGTCGCAAGCCGCGTCGGTGTCTTCCCCTCTTTCGTCGCCAGCCGGCAAGATGCCGAAAGGCCCGCTATCACAGACTGATGACTCCACAGCGGTGGCCTCGCTCATGGGGCTCGAGTTTCGCCACGGCGTCTTTGGCTTTGAAGGCATGCGCACTCGTGTCGTGCCATGGGAACAGTACGTGCGCGATATCCGCGCCGTCTACGGGGCCATCGAGAACGGCCCGTGTCTCTCCACCGCCCGCATGCGCCTCACCTCCATCGCCGAGAAGTTCCGCCTGTACCTGTTGCTTAACCTGGAAATCGAAGGCAACTATGATGAGCTGTaccgcgacggtggcgtctACGCCccgtgcacgcgcgtcgACAATGGCGTGAACATGCGCACGTCTGTtgtggcgccggtgctgctggagtaCGTGGTGACTACGGCGCTAGAGCAGCCGCGCGCTCCCCTCTACGTCGACCCCCACACGCAGCAGGTCGTGACACTGGCTGCCTACCTTGAAGCGGGCGGTATCCAAGACCCGCGCGAGCTCACGGTGGAGGGACTCGGCTTGCAACCTACACTGTACCGCAACAAGTACCTGCCATACGACCCGTTCGATGCGAAGCTGAACCCCGCTGGCGCCTTTGgtgcgacgctgctgcaggcactCTTGTCAACCGATGGACCGAGCCACGGAAACCTGTGCGGCATGCTGCTCCGCGCcgagctggagcagcgcgagTACCAGAAGCAGCAGATGACGGCGACCGAGATGATGCTGGAGATCTGCGGGCACCACCCGGAGGAGCTCACGCGACTCGCGGTGTGGGTGCGTCGGCAGGGCTTCAACAAGTTTTCGCGCAATCGATGGGTGCTGGCGATTCAGCGAGAGCGCCACTCCACGAAGCAGCTGGGGCCAAGCCagcttccctctctctgcaccACCGTTGGTGATCAGCTGCGGCACATTTTCTATCCCCTCTTCATGGCGACGCTGTGCCCACAGGATCCGCAGTGGTcggacgtggcgcagctgctgtgccacACCGGCGCCCTCGGCATTCGCACTCACGCTGTCGTGCGCTCTGAAAATTTCAGCGCCACTCCTGTGGACCCGGACGCGCTTCCGTGCACCAACGCACTACGTGAGGATGGGCAGACCACCGGCCACGGAAGTGCGATGGCGCACGGTGGTGGGTGCAGCGACTACTACTTCTTTTACTACGTCTGGGCTAACCTGGCGTCGCTGaatgcgctgcgcacgcgcctcgGCCTCCACACACTTTTCTTCACGCCGTCCGTAAATGAGAAGGCGCCGGCGTACGACCAGCTTGTCagctccttcctcctcggcgaCGTCGTGCACGACGTGAGCTCACTCGCGCAAAGTTGGATTATGCAGTTCCTGTACATGTACTGCCGCATCGGCATCGTACTCTCCCCCTTGCGCGACAACGCGCTCAGCACCGCGTACTTTGACAGTCCGTTCGTGAAGTATTTCCGCCAAGGGATGCGGGTATCGATCAGCACGTCCGACCCGCTGTActtccaccaccacgagTCGCAGCCGCTTATCGAGGAGTATGCGACGTTGAGCAAGCTGTGCTCGTTGACGCCGATGGACACGATGGAGCTGGGGCGCAACAGCGTACTGAATAGCAGCTTCCCGCTGGAGGTGAAGCAGGCTTGGCTGGGCGAGCGCTTTTCTACGCTAGGGGCGGAGGGCAACGAcctgcgtcgctgcggcgtgtgtgACTATCGCCTGCAGTTCCGCCACGAGACCCTCGCGCATGAGGAGGCGCTTCTAAACCAGCTCCTGGCGAAGGCCGGCATCAAGGCGCCAGGCGGCGTGGGCTCGGGCGttgacggcggcgacagcgacggcggagcCCTTTCACTGCACCTCATCCCCTACGCGCAGTCGGTGCTGGTTTCGGACCTCGTCCAGCAGTCTCGCCACTCGCGCCGCATGAACTACACGGACCAGCGCATTGTGTACCCCCGCATCGACATCTACTACGGCGGCCATCGCTCGGGCTtcgcgacggaggcggtggcggcgctgcggcaggtcGTCGCGCTCCGTCTCAAGTACGTCGGAAATGCGAAccgcacggcggtggcgactgACGCCAACGTGCACGTCGAAGACGTCTTCAGCACCACCCGTCAATTTGATGAGGCGCAGTGGGAGTACAACACGTACTATGGCGTGTGCATCTTGTCTCAGCAGGGCAAGACGCCGTTGTGGCCGACGTTCCTGCCGACCATTACGGAGTTCATTCGCGACATGTCCGTGATTCGGCAGACGGCGAGCTCGGTGGctctgcagcggctcgcgACGCACCGACTTCACCTGCTGGAGCAGAAGTTCCTGCTCCACCTCTCCATGAACATCTCCAACGAGGCCggcaagagggaggagaaggagtgGAACAACCGCGACTTCTTCACCGCCTACAAGGTGGACACGAACGTGCATACCGACGCCGGCTCGAACGCccgcacgctgctggagtTCTTTGTCGACAAGGCCCTGAATCACGGCGAGGACGTCGTCTTCGAGCGCGATCATCACCCCGTCACGCTCAAGGAGCTGCTGAGCGAGTACGAGATTGACGTGCACCACATCACCGTCGACGAGCTTAACCACCGCCTGAACACGCACCCCGACCTGCGTGAAATCTTCCTGTCACCGTTTAACTTCATGCAAGGCCGTTACTTTGCCGAGCTGACTAAGCGGACTCTGGACATCTACGAGGAGGACGCCTTCAGCTACGCCGAGAACCGGCTCTCCATCACCGGTGCCTCCGAACAGGAGTGGTACGATCTGGCGCACTGGTTCGATTGCTACGGCATGGCCAGCTCGCGTAGCCGTTGGATGGTGTGCCTGCCGTGGCATTACCGCCGCCTACGCCGAAACGGAGTGCTGAAGAACTTCGGCGCGTTCCTCGACAATGTCTTCCATCCGCTGTGGGAGATCAGCATGCACCCGGCCAAGGACACAAAGTTCCACTACCTACTGGCGCACCTGTCCGGCTTTGACTGCATCGCGGATGAATCGAAGATCGACCTGCCGCTCACGGACGTCTCACCGCACGACTGGAACAGCGACTTGAACCCGCCGTACAGCTACTACATGTACTACATATGGGCAAATATCACGTCGCTTAACGAGTTCCGGGCCTCGCGCGGGCTGAGCACGTTCACCCTGCGTCCGCAgtgcggcgagcgcggcAGTATGGACCACCTCGTGAGCGGCTTCTGCTTGGCTAACAGCATCAACCACGGCGTCACGCTGGCGCGGCACCCCGTGCTGGAGTACATGTGGTACATTGCTCAGGTCGGCGTGGCAATGTCCCCGCTCAGCAACACAGCTGGCGCCTCCGCCTACCTTGAGAACCCTTTCCCGGTCTTTTTCCATCGCGGCTTGAACGTTAGCCTCGCAACGAATCAGCCGCTCTACTTCCACTTCACGCGTGAGCCGCTTGTGGAGGAGTACTCGATCGCCGCGAAGCTGTGGAAGTTCGAGCTGAATGACATGTCCGAAATCGCGCGCAACAGCGTCTTGCAGAGCGGTTTCTCGGCTGCGTGGAAGGAAAACGCGCTGGGCCCGCGGTATCAGCTGCGCTCTACCCTTGGCAACGACGTGCGTCGCAGCCGCGTGTCAGACATTCGCGTGGCGTACCGATATGAAGTGTACCACACTGAGCTGAACTTCCTGGacgagcagctcgccgccgcttctcccgGGTTCGCGGGGAAATCGTCGGTACCCGAGACCGCATCGCCTCCTGCGGAGGCGGACGCAAGCCGGGGACATATGAACAGCCTCTTAAATGGCGTCTCTCGATTTTCCACAGACGCCGGCTGTGAGCCTGCGGCTGGCGCTGGCAGGTCTCCTGCCCCCACTGCATCGTCTCAGCGGATGCCGCGTGCCATGAAGCTGTTGGAAGAGGAGCTGGCCATTTGCGGGGACGTTTGGCAGGGAGTGGCATCGACTCCGCTGTTACCGACCTCCACCACGAACACGGATGGCTCATTGACGTTTCTGCACACGACCAACTCCCGAAGTGTGCATCTGTCACGGCACAGCTCCTCGGAACTCCTGCCACCGCCGTTGGCGTCACGGACGGCGCAGTTGCGTGGAGAGATTCGACGGCTCGACGCGGAACTAACCCGCATGCGAGCCGTCTCGCTACAGGTGGCCGGCGAGAACAATTCCATTGCTGTGCAGGTGAACGCACTGCGCGAGCGGCTTCAGACCGAAGGGCTAACCATCCTGGGCGGcctgtgcggcagcgcgaacGAAGAGGAAATCGAGCCGTCGTCAACGTCAAGTGGCGAGTCTGCGGTGACTggggccgccgcggtggaagaggtggagggcggtggtgggcgacCGTCTCTCTAA
- a CDS encoding GPI transamidase component Tta1, putative: MPSSLPRPKFTAVAAPSETWRRNATNSFAALSAFIFLVVIGVHWTTVSHEHVELPMDRVLVDLQARCSTLEGTPALTSASLPPAFYGLGVWVDSPALLLSVHAALALMKERLADGLSTAAAAVPLPTHTLYTFVRLQSQVRDEVIAALFKEAQSGRFPSAKRVLRKLEHLANQQQLGLPTLKHAFLPEVGQEAELFGLSLFSVPASALPGDAAGKVQCFVADVRQAYCMLPVEVPDASDVASSGRTSFSAASLTPLSYRLRAASLEAEVRAALLSVVTQQIGLASFKPADVAAWKRAREHQGCLHTIASVTSTLRSIAANTNMAVPQSTERMFAVLERHVQSGSFLRAARAADDLQFHPSLTPQLYIPWDHSLVSQLIVLLPMVSCTLLAARSLVEERWHNHARAKATAEAQDAKKGQ; this comes from the coding sequence ATGCCGAGCAGTCTTCCTAGACCGAAGTtcacggcagtggcggcgccgtccgaGACGTGGCGGCGCAACGCTACAAACAGCTTTGCGGCACTCAGCGCATTCATATTTCTTGTCGTCATCGGTGTACATTGGACGACGGTGAGCCATGAGCATGTAGAGCTACCGATGGATCGCGTTCTGGTAGACCTGCAGGCGAGGTGCTCCACTCTGGAAGGCACCCCTGCCTTGACCTCTGCCTCGCTCCCTCCCGCATTTTACGGGCTGGGTGTTTGGGTGGACTCCCCGGCGTTGCTGCTCAGCGTACATGCGGCGCTTGCTCTGATGAAGGAGCGGCTGGCAGACGGCCtgagcaccgctgcggcagctgtcCCGCTTCCGACTCACACGCTTTATACCTTTGTGCGTCTGCAGTCGCAGGTGCGGGATGAAGTGATCGCTGCACTCTTCAAGGAAGCACAGAGTGGGCGCTTCCCTAGCGCGAAGCGCGTGTTGCGCAAGCTGGAGCACTTGGCAAACCAACAGCAGCTCGGCTTGCCGACGCTGAAGCATGCCTTTCTGCCTGAGGTTGGccaggaggcggagctgttTGGCCTGTCGCTCTTTAGTGTGCCGGCGTCCGCGCTGCCGGGGGATGCAGCGGGCAAGGTGCAGTGCTTCGTCGCTGACGTGCGGCAAGCGTACTGCATGCTTCCCGTGGAGGTGCCGGATGCCTCCGATGTTGCGTCCTCCGGTAGGACGAGTTTTTCAGCAGCTTCTCTCACACCTTTGTCGTACCGACTGCGGGCCGCTTCACTGGAGGCCGAGGTACGCGCGGCGCTTCTCTCTGTCGTAACACAGCAGATCGGCTTGGCTTCTTTCAAGCCTGCCGACGTGGCGGCCTGGAAGCGGGCGCGGGAGCATCAGGGGTGTCTGCACACGATCGCCTCTGTGACGAGCACGCTGCGCTCCATTGCGGCAAACACGAACATGGCCGTCCCACAAAGCACGGAGCGCATGTTCGCAGTCTTGGAGCGCCACGTGCAATCCGGCTCCTTCCTGCGagccgcgcgtgccgccgacgACCTGCAGTTCCACCCATCGCTCACCCCGCAGCTGTACATTCCGTGGGACCATTCGCTCGTCTCGCAGTTGattgtgctgctgccgatggtgTCCTGCACGCTACTggccgcgcgctctctcgtgGAGGAGCGCTGGCACAACCACGCTCGCGCAAaggccaccgccgaggcACAGGATGCGAAGAAAGGCCAGTGA